Proteins from a genomic interval of Cygnus olor isolate bCygOlo1 chromosome 9, bCygOlo1.pri.v2, whole genome shotgun sequence:
- the LOC121075057 gene encoding cytochrome P450 2J2-like isoform X1 — protein MISVILLSLILFLLGVQFLKLQWKSRGFPPGPIPLPIVGGVWRINFRTDHRSLKKLAKIYGNICTLWLGHKPMVVLYGFKAVKDGLTVNSEDVSGRLQTFVFNKFSRGRGILVSNGLIWKHQRRFGVATLRKLGMGNKGMERGIQTEAYHLVKFFKDKDGEAVDPSFPIVHAVSNVICAVVFGHRFSLQDETFRQLIEAYNCVVAFGNSYSYYIYEIFQWLLACLPGPLQKVESCCDFVRSFVRQEIKNHREKGTIDEPEDFIDFYLDQIEKAKNVPDSTYDEENMVQSVFDLFLGGSETTATTLRWALLYMVAFPDIQEKVQKELDVVLGSSHQICYEDRKKLPYTNAVVHEIIRFSSIILITIPREVVKDTTVLGYHLPKGTVVMANIDSTLFDPEYWETPYQFNPGHFLDKDGNFVTREAFLAFSAGHRVCLGEVLAKMELFIIFCSLLQTFKFTLPEGVKEVNMDIIFGSTMKPHPYKLCANLR, from the exons ATGATAAGTGTAATACTACTATCcctaattttgtttcttctgggTGTGCAGTTCCTGAAATTGCAATGGAAAAGTCGTGGATTTCCTCCTGGACCAATCCCACTTCCCATCGTTGGAGGTGTCTGGCGGATAAATTTTAGAACTGATCATAGGAGCCTGAAGAAG CTAGCAAAAATCTATGGCAACATCTgcaccctgtggctgggtcacAAACCTATGGTGGTGCTTTATGGATTCAAAGCTGTGAAGGATGGTCTCACCGTCAACTCGGAGGATGTTTCTGGGCGACTACAGACCTTTGTATTCAACAAATTTTCACGTGGAAGAG GTATCCTGGTCTCAAATGGTCTCATCTGGAAACATCAGAGACGTTTTGGAGTTGCAACTCTCCGGAAGCTTGGAATGGGGAATAAAGGAATGGAACGTGGGATACAAACCGAGGCCTATCACTTGGTCAAGTTCTTCAAGGACAAAGATG GAGAAGCTGTTGACCCTTCATTCCCCATTGTTCATGCTGTCTCTAATGTGATCTGTGCTGTGGTCTTTGGACATCGTTTCTCCCTGCAGGATGAAACTTTCCGCCAGCTGATTGAAGCATACAATTGTGTAGTGGCTTTTGGGAACAGCTACAGTTACTAT ATATATGAAATTTTCCAATGGCTTTTAGCATGCCTTCCGGGACCTCTACAAAAAGTAGAATCTTGCTGTGATTTTGTTCGTTCTTTTGTAAGGCAGGAAATCAAAAACCACAGGGAAAAAGGCACCATAGATGAACCAGAAGATTTCATTGACTTTTACCTGGATCAGATAGAGAAA GCTAAAAATGTCCCAGATTCTACTTATGATGAAGAAAACATGGTGCAGTCTGTTTTTGATCTCTTCCTGGGTGGCTCTGAGACCACCGCTACCACTTTGCGTTGGGCACTGCTCTATATGGTGGCTTTTCCTGACATTCAAG aaaaaGTCCAGAAAGAGCTGGATGTCGTTCTGGGTTCTTCTCATCAAATCTGCTATGAGGATCGGAAGAAACTGCCTTATACAAATGCCGTGGTTCATGAGATCATTCGCTTTAGTAGCATTATTTTAATCACAATTCCTAGAGAAGTAGTGAAAGATACAACTGTGTTGGGGTATCACCTTCCAAAG GGTACTGTGGTTATGGCAAATATAGATTCAACTCTTTTTGACCCTGAATACTGGGAGACCCCTTACCAGTTCAACCCTGGTCATTTCTTGGACAAGGATGGCAATTTTGTGACCCGAGAGGCCTTCTTAGCCTTCTCAGCAG GACACCGTGTATGCCTGGGAGAGGTGCTGGCGAAGATGGAGCTCTTCATCAtcttctgcagcctgctgcagacATTCAAGTTCACCCTACCAGAAGGAGTTAAGGAAGTCAACATGGACATTATCTTTGGGAGCACAATGAAACCCCATCCATATAAGCTCTGTGCCAATCTTCGCTAG
- the LOC121075057 gene encoding cytochrome P450 2J2-like isoform X2, giving the protein MVVLYGFKAVKDGLTVNSEDVSGRLQTFVFNKFSRGRGILVSNGLIWKHQRRFGVATLRKLGMGNKGMERGIQTEAYHLVKFFKDKDGEAVDPSFPIVHAVSNVICAVVFGHRFSLQDETFRQLIEAYNCVVAFGNSYSYYIYEIFQWLLACLPGPLQKVESCCDFVRSFVRQEIKNHREKGTIDEPEDFIDFYLDQIEKAKNVPDSTYDEENMVQSVFDLFLGGSETTATTLRWALLYMVAFPDIQEKVQKELDVVLGSSHQICYEDRKKLPYTNAVVHEIIRFSSIILITIPREVVKDTTVLGYHLPKGTVVMANIDSTLFDPEYWETPYQFNPGHFLDKDGNFVTREAFLAFSAGHRVCLGEVLAKMELFIIFCSLLQTFKFTLPEGVKEVNMDIIFGSTMKPHPYKLCANLR; this is encoded by the exons ATGGTGGTGCTTTATGGATTCAAAGCTGTGAAGGATGGTCTCACCGTCAACTCGGAGGATGTTTCTGGGCGACTACAGACCTTTGTATTCAACAAATTTTCACGTGGAAGAG GTATCCTGGTCTCAAATGGTCTCATCTGGAAACATCAGAGACGTTTTGGAGTTGCAACTCTCCGGAAGCTTGGAATGGGGAATAAAGGAATGGAACGTGGGATACAAACCGAGGCCTATCACTTGGTCAAGTTCTTCAAGGACAAAGATG GAGAAGCTGTTGACCCTTCATTCCCCATTGTTCATGCTGTCTCTAATGTGATCTGTGCTGTGGTCTTTGGACATCGTTTCTCCCTGCAGGATGAAACTTTCCGCCAGCTGATTGAAGCATACAATTGTGTAGTGGCTTTTGGGAACAGCTACAGTTACTAT ATATATGAAATTTTCCAATGGCTTTTAGCATGCCTTCCGGGACCTCTACAAAAAGTAGAATCTTGCTGTGATTTTGTTCGTTCTTTTGTAAGGCAGGAAATCAAAAACCACAGGGAAAAAGGCACCATAGATGAACCAGAAGATTTCATTGACTTTTACCTGGATCAGATAGAGAAA GCTAAAAATGTCCCAGATTCTACTTATGATGAAGAAAACATGGTGCAGTCTGTTTTTGATCTCTTCCTGGGTGGCTCTGAGACCACCGCTACCACTTTGCGTTGGGCACTGCTCTATATGGTGGCTTTTCCTGACATTCAAG aaaaaGTCCAGAAAGAGCTGGATGTCGTTCTGGGTTCTTCTCATCAAATCTGCTATGAGGATCGGAAGAAACTGCCTTATACAAATGCCGTGGTTCATGAGATCATTCGCTTTAGTAGCATTATTTTAATCACAATTCCTAGAGAAGTAGTGAAAGATACAACTGTGTTGGGGTATCACCTTCCAAAG GGTACTGTGGTTATGGCAAATATAGATTCAACTCTTTTTGACCCTGAATACTGGGAGACCCCTTACCAGTTCAACCCTGGTCATTTCTTGGACAAGGATGGCAATTTTGTGACCCGAGAGGCCTTCTTAGCCTTCTCAGCAG GACACCGTGTATGCCTGGGAGAGGTGCTGGCGAAGATGGAGCTCTTCATCAtcttctgcagcctgctgcagacATTCAAGTTCACCCTACCAGAAGGAGTTAAGGAAGTCAACATGGACATTATCTTTGGGAGCACAATGAAACCCCATCCATATAAGCTCTGTGCCAATCTTCGCTAG
- the LOC121075058 gene encoding cytochrome P450 2C25-like, whose amino-acid sequence MLTISVGLVFFAASLLFVEFLKLQWKRRQLPPGPTPYPLFGNLLQMKFRIHHDILKKMSKLHGNIFTLWLANTPVVVLQGYQAVKEGMTAHAEEVAGRPQNLAFEMLTHGRGVMFSNGHLWKQQRRFGLVTMRKMGVGKKDQDCQIQEEACRLVEYLRETNGKPLDPTMPIVHAVSNVICALILGHRFSIEDENFRRLIEAVDDISAFMNSSCFYVHDQIPWFADRFLTPCKKTFSSVNFMRTLLAEEIESYKEKGKADESQNFIGYYLDQIAKTERDADATYDKENLIQAIFDLFLAGTETTATTLRWALLYMVVYPDVQEKVQKELDAVLGRSNLACYMDRKRLPYTNAVIHEIQRYSNIILIALPRQTVKDTELLGYPIPKNTIVLVNIDSVLSDPEKWETPNQFNPGHFLDKDGNFVHREAFLPFSIGSRVCMGELLARLELFIVFSTLLRAFRFTLPDGVKEVNTKFVFGSTMKPPPYQLCAIPR is encoded by the exons ATGTTAACAATAAGTGTAGGGCTTGTATTTTttgctgcatctctgctgtTTGTAGAGTTTCTGAAACTGCAATGGAAGCGAAGACAACTTCCTCCTGGACCAACTCCATACCCCCTCTTTGGAAATCTGCTGCAGATGAAGTTCCGAATTCATCATGACATCCTTAAAAAA ATGAGCAAACTTCATGGTAATATCTTCACCTTATGGCTTGCAAACACGCCTGTGGTTGTCCTGCAAGGGTACCAGGCAGTGAAGGAGGGTATGACTGCGCATGCTGAAGAGGTTGCTGGAAGGCCACAAAACTTAGCCTTCGAAATGTTGACTCATGGAAGGG GTGTTATGTTCTCTAACGGTCATCTTTGGAAGCAACAGAGGCGTTTTGGACTTGTAACAATGAGGAAAATGGGAGTAGGGAAAAAAGACCAGGATTGTCAAATACAAGAGGAAGCCTGTCGCCTGGTGGAATACTTGCGGGAAACAAATG GAAAACCTCTGGACCCCACGATGCCCATTGTTCATGCTGTCTCAAATGTGATTTGTGCTCTGATTTTGGGACATCGCTTCTCTATAGAAGATGAAAATTTTCGCCGCTTGATTGAAGCTGTTGATGATATATCAGCATTTATGAACAGCAGCTGTTTTTAt GTACATGATCAGATTCCCTGGTTTGCAGACCGTTTTCTAACACCATGTAAGAAGACTTTTTCCAGTGTAAATTTTATGAGAACTCTGTTAGCAGAGGAAATTGAAagctacaaagaaaaaggaaaagcagatgaaagtCAAAATTTTATTGGTTATTATTTGGATCAGATAGCTAAA ACTGAAAGAGATGCTGATGCTACATATGACAAGGAAAACTTGATTCAGGCTATTTTTGACCTCTTTCTGGCTGGTACAGAAACTACAGCTACCACTTTACGTTGGGCATTGCTTTATATGGTGGTTTATCCTGATGTTCAAG AGAAAGTCCAGAAGGAGCTGGATGCTGTTCTGGGTCGTTCCAATTTAGCTTGCTACATGGACAGAAAAAGGTTGCCCTATACAAATGCTGTAATTCATGAGATCCAGCGATACAGTAATATCATCTTAATTGCACTTCCCAGACAGACTGTGAAGGACACAGAACTGCTGGGATATCCTATTCCAAAG aacaccATAGTTCTAGTAAATATTGATTCTGTTCTGTCTGATCCTGAAAAATGGGAAACACCTAATCAGTTCAACCCAGGCCACTTTCTGGATAAAGATGGAAACTTTGTACACAGAGAAGCATTCTTACCATTCTCAATAG GGAGCCGTGTATGTATGGGGGAGCTTTTGGCAAGGCTGGAGCTCTTTATTGTCTTTTCCACTCTGTTGAGGGCATTCAGGTTCACCCTGCCCGATGGAGTGAAAGAAGTCAACACAAAGTTTGTTTTTGGAAGTACAATGAAGCCACCTCCATACCAGCTCTGTGCTATTCCTCGGTAG